The following are encoded in a window of Drosophila simulans strain w501 chromosome 3L, Prin_Dsim_3.1, whole genome shotgun sequence genomic DNA:
- the LOC6739664 gene encoding potassium voltage-gated channel protein Shal isoform X3, producing the protein MASVAAWLPFARAAAIGWVPIATHPLPPPPMPKDRRKTDDEKLLINVSGRRFETWRNTLEKYPDTLLGSNEREFFYDEDCKEYFFDRDPDIFRHILNYYRTGKLHYPKHECLTSYDEELAFFGIMPDVIGDCCYEDYRDRKRENAERLMDDKLSENGDQNLQQLTNMRQKMWRAFENPHTSTSALVFYYVTGFFIAVSVMANVVETVPCGHRPGRAGTLPCGERYKIVFFCLDTACVMIFTAEYLLRLFAAPDRCKFVRSVMSIIDVVAIMPYYIGLGITDNDDVSGAFVTLRVFRVFRIFKFSRHSQGLRILGYTLKSCASELGFLVFSLAMAIIIFATVMFYAEKNVNGTNFTSIPAAFWYTIVTMTTLGYGDMVPETIAGKIVGGVCSLSGVLVIALPVPVIVSNFSRIYHQNQRADKRKAQRKARLARIRIAKASSGAAFVSKKKAAEARWAAQESGIELDDNYRDEDIFELQHHHLLRCLEKTTM; encoded by the exons ATGGCCTCGGTCGCCGCTTGGCTGCCCTTCGCCCGGGCGGCGGCCATCGGGTGGGTGCCGatagccacccacccactgccaCCGCCCCCGATGCCCAAGGATCGCCGCAAAACGGACGACGAGAAGCTCCTGATCAACGTCTCCGGGCGGCGCTTCGAGACGTGGCGGAACACCTTGGAGAAGTATCCGGACACCCTTTTag GTTCCAATGAAAGGGAGTTCTTCTACGACGAGGACTGCAAAGAGTACTTCTTCGATCGGGACCCGGACATCTTCCGGCACATACTGAACTACTACCGGACGGGCAAGCTGCACTACCCGAAGCACGAATGCCTCACCAGCTACGACGAGGAGCTGGCCTTCTTTGGCATAATGCCGGATGTTATAGGCGACTGCTGCTACGAGGACTACCGGGACCGGAAGCGGGAGAACGCGGAGCGGCTGATGGACGACAAGCTGTCGGAGAACGGGGATCAGAATCTGCAGCAGCTGACCAACATGCGCCAGAAGATGTGGCGAGCCTTCGAGAATCCGCACACGTCGACGAGCGCCCTGGTGTTCTACTATGTTACGGGTTTCTTCATCGCCGTCTCCGTGATGGCCAACGTGGTGGAGACGGTGCCGTGTGGCCACCGGCCGGGCAGAGCGGGAACTCTGCCCTGCGGCGAGCGCTACAAGATCGTCTTCTTCTGCCTGGATACCGCCTGCGTGATGATCTTCACGGCGGAGTACCTACTCCGACTCTTCGCCGCCCCCGATCGCTGCAAGTTCGTGCGCTCGGTGATGAGCATCATCGATGTGGTGGCCATTATGCCGTACTACATCGGCCTCGGGATCACCGACAACGACGACGTGAGCGGTGCTTTCGTCACGCTGCGCGTGTTCCGTGTCTTCCGTATCTTCAAGTTCTCGCGCCACTCGCAAGGACTCCGGATCCTCGGCTACACGCTCAAGTCCTGCGCCAGCGAGCTGGGCTTCCTTGTCTTCTCGCTGGCCATGGCCATTATCATCTTTGCCACCGTCATGTTCTACGCCGAGAAGAACGTCAATGGCACCAACTTCACATCGATTCCGGCGGCCTTCTGGTATACCATCGTCACAATGACGACGCTGGG ATATGGCGACATGGTGCCAGAGACAATAGCTGGCAAAATTGTGGGCGGCGTCTGCTCGCTCAGCGGTGTGCTGGTCATCGCCTTACCTGTACCTGTTATCGTATCGAACTTTAGTAGAATCTATCACCAGAACCAGCGAGCGGACAAGCGCAAGGCGCAGCGG AAAGCTCGCCTGGCGCGCATCCGCATTGCCAAGGCCTCGTCCGGAGCCGCCTTTGTCAGCAAGAAGAAGGCCGCCGAGGCCCGGTGGGCTGCCCAGGAGTCGGGCATCGAGCTGGATGACAACTATCGGGACGAGGACATCTTCGAGCTGCAGCACCATCACTTGCTGCGATGTCTGGAGAAGACAAcg ATGTAG
- the LOC6739664 gene encoding potassium voltage-gated channel protein Shal isoform X2 — translation MASVAAWLPFARAAAIGWVPIATHPLPPPPMPKDRRKTDDEKLLINVSGRRFETWRNTLEKYPDTLLGSNEREFFYDEDCKEYFFDRDPDIFRHILNYYRTGKLHYPKHECLTSYDEELAFFGIMPDVIGDCCYEDYRDRKRENAERLMDDKLSENGDQNLQQLTNMRQKMWRAFENPHTSTSALVFYYVTGFFIAVSVMANVVETVPCGHRPGRAGTLPCGERYKIVFFCLDTACVMIFTAEYLLRLFAAPDRCKFVRSVMSIIDVVAIMPYYIGLGITDNDDVSGAFVTLRVFRVFRIFKFSRHSQGLRILGYTLKSCASELGFLVFSLAMAIIIFATVMFYAEKNVNGTNFTSIPAAFWYTIVTMTTLGYGDMVPETIAGKIVGGVCSLSGVLVIALPVPVIVSNFSRIYHQNQRADKRKAQRKARLARIRIAKASSGAAFVSKKKAAEARWAAQESGIELDDNYRDEDIFELQHHHLLRCLEKTTACGKYMPAASNAQNSQNNQPMDGTYLVEASF, via the exons ATGGCCTCGGTCGCCGCTTGGCTGCCCTTCGCCCGGGCGGCGGCCATCGGGTGGGTGCCGatagccacccacccactgccaCCGCCCCCGATGCCCAAGGATCGCCGCAAAACGGACGACGAGAAGCTCCTGATCAACGTCTCCGGGCGGCGCTTCGAGACGTGGCGGAACACCTTGGAGAAGTATCCGGACACCCTTTTag GTTCCAATGAAAGGGAGTTCTTCTACGACGAGGACTGCAAAGAGTACTTCTTCGATCGGGACCCGGACATCTTCCGGCACATACTGAACTACTACCGGACGGGCAAGCTGCACTACCCGAAGCACGAATGCCTCACCAGCTACGACGAGGAGCTGGCCTTCTTTGGCATAATGCCGGATGTTATAGGCGACTGCTGCTACGAGGACTACCGGGACCGGAAGCGGGAGAACGCGGAGCGGCTGATGGACGACAAGCTGTCGGAGAACGGGGATCAGAATCTGCAGCAGCTGACCAACATGCGCCAGAAGATGTGGCGAGCCTTCGAGAATCCGCACACGTCGACGAGCGCCCTGGTGTTCTACTATGTTACGGGTTTCTTCATCGCCGTCTCCGTGATGGCCAACGTGGTGGAGACGGTGCCGTGTGGCCACCGGCCGGGCAGAGCGGGAACTCTGCCCTGCGGCGAGCGCTACAAGATCGTCTTCTTCTGCCTGGATACCGCCTGCGTGATGATCTTCACGGCGGAGTACCTACTCCGACTCTTCGCCGCCCCCGATCGCTGCAAGTTCGTGCGCTCGGTGATGAGCATCATCGATGTGGTGGCCATTATGCCGTACTACATCGGCCTCGGGATCACCGACAACGACGACGTGAGCGGTGCTTTCGTCACGCTGCGCGTGTTCCGTGTCTTCCGTATCTTCAAGTTCTCGCGCCACTCGCAAGGACTCCGGATCCTCGGCTACACGCTCAAGTCCTGCGCCAGCGAGCTGGGCTTCCTTGTCTTCTCGCTGGCCATGGCCATTATCATCTTTGCCACCGTCATGTTCTACGCCGAGAAGAACGTCAATGGCACCAACTTCACATCGATTCCGGCGGCCTTCTGGTATACCATCGTCACAATGACGACGCTGGG ATATGGCGACATGGTGCCAGAGACAATAGCTGGCAAAATTGTGGGCGGCGTCTGCTCGCTCAGCGGTGTGCTGGTCATCGCCTTACCTGTACCTGTTATCGTATCGAACTTTAGTAGAATCTATCACCAGAACCAGCGAGCGGACAAGCGCAAGGCGCAGCGG AAAGCTCGCCTGGCGCGCATCCGCATTGCCAAGGCCTCGTCCGGAGCCGCCTTTGTCAGCAAGAAGAAGGCCGCCGAGGCCCGGTGGGCTGCCCAGGAGTCGGGCATCGAGCTGGATGACAACTATCGGGACGAGGACATCTTCGAGCTGCAGCACCATCACTTGCTGCGATGTCTGGAGAAGACAAcg